A window of the Bradyrhizobium diazoefficiens genome harbors these coding sequences:
- a CDS encoding cytochrome C oxidase subunit IV family protein, translating to MTNATVQIEGQLHAHAHDAVATGVAHAKGQQHPIKLYLVVWGWLFVLSTCSFLVDYFGLHGYLRWSLILLFMVVKAGLIVAVFMHMAWERLALTYAILAPPIAVLVFVTIMVLESEYTHLLRVLFFTTPS from the coding sequence ATGACAAACGCGACAGTACAGATCGAGGGGCAGCTTCACGCTCATGCACATGACGCAGTCGCAACTGGAGTCGCGCACGCCAAGGGCCAGCAGCATCCGATCAAGCTCTATCTTGTGGTCTGGGGGTGGTTGTTCGTCCTCAGCACCTGTTCCTTTCTGGTCGACTATTTTGGCCTGCATGGCTATCTCAGGTGGTCGCTGATCCTTCTGTTCATGGTGGTGAAGGCCGGCCTGATCGTCGCCGTCTTCATGCACATGGCCTGGGAGCGGCTGGCCCTGACCTATGCCATCCTCGCGCCGCCGATTGCGGTGCTGGTATTTGTGACGATCATGGTGCTCGAATCCGAATACACGCACTTGCTTCGCGTGCTGTTCTTCACGACCCCCTCGTAG
- a CDS encoding cbb3-type cytochrome c oxidase subunit I, with translation MVDIPYDRIAGIPPAEVPDVELYHPKSWWTRYVFSQDAKVIAIQYSLTASAIGLVALVLSWLMRLQLGFPGTFSFIDSNQYLQFITMHGMIMVIYLLTALFLGGFGNYLIPLMVGARDMVFPYVNMLSYWIYLLAVLVLASAFFVPGGPTGAGWTLYPPQAILSGTPGQDWGIVLMLSSLILFIIGFTMGGLNYVVTVLQARARGMTLMRLPLTVWGILTATVMALLAFPALFVGSVMLLLDRLLGTSFFMPTLVEMGQLSKYGGGSPLLFQHLFWFFGHPEVYIVALPAFGIVSDLISTHARKNIFGYRMMVWAIVAIGALSFVVWAHHMYVSGMYPYFGYFFATTTLIIAIPTAIKVYNWVLTLWRGDIHLRVPMLFALGFIITFVNGGLTGLFLGNVVVDVPLSDTMFVVAHFHMVMGVAPIMVVLGGIYHWYPKVTGRMLNDVLGKFHFWVTFLGAYLIFFPMHYLGLLGVPRRYFELGDAAFIPPSAHSLNAFITVVALTVGFAQMVFLFNLAWSLFKGEPSGGNPWHATTLEWQTPETPPGHGNWGKDLPIVYRWAYDYSVPGAAQDFIPQNQPPTSTGAVQGAAP, from the coding sequence ATGGTCGATATTCCATATGACAGGATCGCAGGCATTCCACCTGCCGAAGTCCCCGATGTCGAGCTCTACCATCCGAAGAGCTGGTGGACACGGTATGTCTTCTCGCAAGACGCCAAGGTCATCGCCATTCAGTACTCGCTGACAGCCTCGGCCATTGGGCTCGTGGCCCTGGTGCTATCGTGGCTGATGCGACTGCAACTGGGATTTCCCGGTACATTCTCCTTTATCGATTCCAACCAATACCTCCAGTTCATCACCATGCACGGCATGATCATGGTGATCTACCTGCTCACCGCGCTGTTCCTCGGAGGCTTCGGCAATTACCTGATCCCGCTGATGGTCGGCGCGCGGGACATGGTCTTCCCCTACGTCAACATGCTGAGCTACTGGATCTATCTGCTCGCCGTGCTGGTGCTGGCTTCGGCCTTCTTCGTCCCAGGCGGCCCCACCGGCGCCGGCTGGACGCTGTACCCGCCGCAGGCGATTCTCTCCGGCACGCCCGGACAGGATTGGGGCATCGTCCTCATGCTGTCCTCCCTGATCCTGTTCATCATCGGCTTCACCATGGGCGGGCTGAACTACGTGGTGACTGTGCTGCAGGCGCGTGCCCGCGGGATGACGTTGATGCGTCTGCCCTTGACCGTGTGGGGCATCCTCACGGCCACCGTCATGGCGCTGCTGGCATTCCCCGCACTGTTCGTCGGCTCGGTGATGTTGCTGCTCGACCGTCTGCTGGGAACCAGCTTCTTCATGCCGACTCTGGTTGAGATGGGCCAACTCAGCAAATATGGCGGTGGCAGTCCGCTCCTGTTCCAGCACCTGTTCTGGTTCTTCGGTCACCCCGAAGTATACATCGTCGCCTTGCCTGCCTTCGGCATCGTCTCTGACCTGATCAGCACGCATGCGCGAAAGAACATCTTTGGTTATCGCATGATGGTCTGGGCGATCGTGGCGATCGGCGCTCTCAGCTTCGTGGTGTGGGCGCACCACATGTATGTAAGCGGCATGTACCCATACTTCGGGTACTTCTTCGCCACGACGACGTTGATCATCGCCATCCCGACCGCGATCAAGGTCTACAATTGGGTGCTCACGCTGTGGCGGGGCGACATCCATCTCAGGGTGCCAATGCTGTTCGCTCTCGGCTTCATCATCACCTTTGTGAATGGCGGGTTGACCGGCCTATTCCTCGGCAACGTCGTCGTCGATGTCCCGCTTTCGGATACCATGTTCGTCGTCGCGCACTTCCACATGGTGATGGGAGTCGCGCCGATCATGGTCGTGCTGGGAGGGATCTATCACTGGTACCCGAAGGTCACCGGCCGAATGCTGAACGACGTTCTTGGCAAGTTTCACTTCTGGGTCACATTCCTCGGCGCCTACCTGATCTTCTTCCCCATGCACTATCTCGGCCTGCTCGGCGTTCCGCGCCGGTACTTCGAACTCGGCGACGCCGCGTTTATTCCGCCATCAGCCCACTCCCTGAACGCCTTCATCACCGTGGTGGCCCTCACGGTGGGCTTCGCCCAGATGGTATTCCTGTTCAATCTAGCCTGGAGCCTGTTCAAGGGTGAGCCCTCGGGTGGCAATCCATGGCATGCGACGACGCTGGAATGGCAGACCCCGGAGACGCCGCCAGGGCACGGCAACTGGGGCAAGGATCTCCCGATCGTGTATCGCTGGGCCTATGATTACAGCGTGCCAGGGGCTGCGCAGGACTTCATCCCACAGAATCAGCCGCCCACGAGCACGGGGGCCGTTCAGGGAGCTGCTCCGTGA
- a CDS encoding NAD+ synthase, protein MTERLNAFAVTLAQLNPTVGDIEGNAAKVRSARARAIADGADLVLFPELFIAGYPPEDLVQKPAFQAACRSAIEALARETADGGPALLVGTPWVEDGRLYNACALLDGGRIAALRFKCNLPNYGVFDEKRLFARGPAAGPVTVRGVRIGVPICEDIWLEESEDYENVVETLAETGAEIILVPNGSPYARDKNDVRLSVAVARVTESGLPLVYLNQVCGQDELVFDGASFALNCDLSLAAQLPAFEENVTTLRFIRNGGDWRCTGPIVEQPEGDKADYAACVLGLRDYVTKNGFPGVLLGISGGIDSALCAAIAVDALGADQVHGVMLPYRYTAAHSIADAGELAGHLGIRYEVLPIAEAVGGFETILSGIFKNLPPDITEENLQARTRGTLLMAISNKTGLMVVTTGNKSEMSVGYATLYGDMNGGFNPIKDIYKTQVFRLASLRNAWKPDGALGPAGEVIPPDIIARPPTAELRENQTDQDSLPPYEVLDAILERLVEREEPLDQIIAAGFDRDTVTRIDHLLNVAEYKRRQAAPGVKVTPKNFGRDRRYPITNRFRDRGEPLPAPDETLVSNGSRASLDAFEG, encoded by the coding sequence ACCGTGGGCGACATCGAGGGCAATGCCGCCAAGGTTCGCTCGGCACGTGCGCGCGCCATCGCCGACGGCGCCGATCTCGTGCTGTTCCCGGAATTGTTCATCGCCGGCTATCCGCCGGAAGATCTGGTGCAGAAGCCGGCCTTCCAGGCTGCCTGCCGTTCTGCTATCGAAGCGCTTGCGCGTGAGACAGCCGACGGCGGCCCGGCGCTGCTGGTCGGCACGCCCTGGGTCGAGGACGGCAGGCTCTACAATGCCTGCGCGCTGCTCGACGGCGGGCGCATCGCCGCGTTGCGCTTCAAATGCAATCTGCCGAATTACGGCGTGTTCGACGAGAAGCGGCTGTTTGCGCGCGGACCCGCGGCAGGCCCCGTCACCGTCCGCGGCGTCCGGATCGGCGTGCCGATCTGCGAGGACATCTGGCTGGAAGAGTCCGAGGATTACGAGAACGTGGTCGAGACGCTGGCCGAGACCGGCGCCGAGATCATCCTGGTGCCGAACGGCTCGCCCTATGCCCGCGACAAGAACGACGTGCGTCTGTCGGTGGCGGTCGCGCGGGTCACCGAGAGCGGCCTGCCGCTGGTCTATCTCAACCAGGTCTGCGGCCAGGACGAGCTCGTGTTCGACGGCGCCTCGTTCGCGCTCAACTGCGATCTCTCGCTCGCCGCGCAACTGCCGGCATTCGAGGAGAACGTCACGACCTTGCGCTTCATCAGGAACGGCGGCGATTGGCGTTGCACGGGTCCGATCGTGGAGCAGCCGGAGGGCGACAAGGCCGACTATGCGGCCTGCGTCCTCGGCTTGCGCGACTACGTTACCAAGAACGGCTTTCCCGGCGTGCTGCTCGGCATCTCCGGCGGCATCGATTCCGCACTCTGTGCGGCGATCGCGGTCGACGCACTCGGCGCCGATCAGGTGCACGGCGTGATGCTGCCTTATCGCTACACGGCAGCACACTCGATTGCCGATGCGGGCGAGCTCGCCGGCCATCTCGGCATCCGCTACGAGGTGTTGCCGATCGCGGAAGCGGTGGGCGGGTTCGAGACCATTCTGTCCGGCATCTTCAAGAACCTGCCGCCCGACATCACCGAGGAAAACCTTCAGGCCCGCACCCGCGGCACGCTGCTGATGGCGATCTCCAACAAGACCGGGCTGATGGTGGTGACGACAGGCAACAAGTCGGAGATGTCGGTCGGCTATGCCACGCTCTATGGCGACATGAACGGCGGCTTCAATCCGATCAAGGACATCTACAAGACGCAGGTGTTCCGGCTGGCAAGCTTGCGCAATGCATGGAAGCCCGATGGCGCGCTCGGACCCGCGGGCGAGGTGATCCCGCCCGATATCATCGCGCGTCCGCCGACCGCGGAGCTGCGTGAGAACCAGACCGATCAGGACTCGCTGCCGCCTTACGAGGTGCTCGATGCGATCCTGGAGCGTCTGGTCGAACGCGAGGAGCCGCTCGATCAGATCATCGCCGCGGGCTTCGACCGCGACACGGTGACCCGCATCGACCATCTCCTCAACGTCGCCGAATACAAGCGCCGCCAGGCGGCACCCGGTGTGAAGGTGACGCCGAAAAATTTCGGCCGCGACCGCCGCTATCCCATCACCAACCGCTTTCGCGACAGGGGCGAGCCGTTGCCTGCGCCCGACGAGACGCTGGTGTCGAACGGCAGCCGCGCCTCGCTCGACGCGTTTGAAGGTTGA
- a CDS encoding cytochrome c oxidase subunit 3, giving the protein MSVIVLFLAVIAVIAGWWLSQQRLTAKPWLEEGPIGDFPGTDTIAWPAAKVGLGVFLAVASSLFALFISAYSMRMNTVDWRTMPVPQVLWFNTGVLVLSSVALQWAYVAARRNDMDGAIVGLLAGGTSAITFLAGQLLAWQQLSAAGYFVASNPANSFFYMITAVHGLHLTGGLVALGRTTAKVWRHDAATAEMRLSVELCTIYWHFLLLVWLVLLGLLTGWTDGFVDICRQLLS; this is encoded by the coding sequence GTGAGCGTCATCGTCTTGTTCCTGGCTGTGATCGCGGTCATCGCCGGTTGGTGGCTCTCGCAGCAGCGGCTGACGGCGAAACCGTGGCTGGAGGAAGGTCCGATCGGTGACTTCCCGGGCACGGACACCATCGCTTGGCCGGCCGCGAAGGTCGGGCTTGGCGTGTTTCTCGCTGTCGCCAGCTCGCTGTTCGCACTTTTCATCAGCGCCTACTCCATGCGCATGAACACGGTGGACTGGCGGACGATGCCCGTGCCGCAGGTGCTGTGGTTCAACACGGGCGTGCTGGTCCTGAGCAGCGTCGCGCTGCAATGGGCGTACGTTGCGGCGCGCCGGAACGACATGGACGGCGCGATCGTCGGCCTGCTCGCCGGCGGAACGTCGGCGATCACCTTCCTCGCGGGGCAGCTGCTCGCGTGGCAACAGCTCAGCGCCGCCGGCTATTTCGTGGCGTCCAATCCGGCCAATTCCTTCTTCTACATGATCACAGCGGTGCACGGGTTGCATCTGACCGGCGGCCTGGTGGCGCTGGGGAGAACCACGGCCAAGGTATGGCGGCATGACGCTGCCACGGCCGAGATGCGTCTGAGCGTGGAGCTGTGCACCATCTACTGGCATTTCCTGCTGCTGGTCTGGCTTGTCCTGCTTGGTCTCCTGACGGGCTGGACGGACGGTTTCGTCGACATCTGTCGCCAGTTGCTGAGCTAG
- a CDS encoding heme-copper oxidase subunit III family protein has product MAETMLTSTGQGAGRLPGWRGIAADWASDQRAFKNVSWGKAMMWIFLLSDTFIFSCFLLSYMTARMSTTVPWPNTSEVFALNIGDTHIPMILIAIMTFILISSSGTMAMAVNFGYRRDRIRTAALMLVTAAFGATFVGMQAFEWTKLITEGVRPWGNPWGAEQFGASFFMITGFHGTHVTIGVIFLIAIARKVLRGDFDVERRGFFTSRKGYYEIVEIMGLYWHFVDLVWVFIFALFYLW; this is encoded by the coding sequence ATGGCCGAGACCATGCTGACGAGTACAGGGCAAGGCGCCGGGCGACTTCCGGGCTGGCGAGGCATCGCTGCCGACTGGGCTTCGGATCAACGCGCCTTCAAGAACGTGTCCTGGGGCAAGGCCATGATGTGGATCTTCCTCCTCAGCGACACCTTCATCTTCAGTTGCTTCCTGCTCTCCTACATGACCGCGCGCATGTCGACGACCGTGCCGTGGCCCAATACCAGCGAGGTCTTTGCCCTCAATATCGGCGATACACACATACCGATGATCCTGATCGCCATCATGACCTTCATCCTGATCAGCAGCAGCGGGACGATGGCGATGGCCGTCAATTTCGGCTACCGCCGCGATCGAATCAGAACCGCGGCCCTGATGCTGGTCACGGCGGCGTTCGGCGCAACCTTCGTCGGAATGCAGGCCTTCGAATGGACCAAGCTGATCACGGAAGGCGTCCGGCCCTGGGGCAACCCATGGGGTGCGGAGCAGTTCGGTGCGAGCTTCTTCATGATCACCGGCTTCCACGGCACCCACGTGACGATCGGCGTTATCTTCCTGATCGCCATTGCGCGCAAGGTCTTGCGCGGCGACTTCGACGTCGAGAGGCGCGGCTTCTTCACGAGCCGCAAGGGGTACTACGAGATCGTCGAGATCATGGGCCTGTACTGGCACTTCGTCGATCTCGTGTGGGTCTTCATATTTGCCTTGTTCTATCTTTGGTGA